A genomic stretch from Peromyscus eremicus chromosome 6, PerEre_H2_v1, whole genome shotgun sequence includes:
- the Gclm gene encoding glutamate--cysteine ligase regulatory subunit — protein MGTDSRAAGALLARASTLHLQTGNLLNWGRLRKKCPSTHSEELRDCIQKTLNEWSSQISPDLIREFPDVLECTVSHALEKINPDERDEMKVSAKLFIVGSNSSSSTRSAVDMACSVLGVAQLDSVIIASPPIDDGVNLSLEHLQPYWEELENLVQSKKIVAIGTSDLDKTQLEQLYQWAQVKPNSNQVNLASCCVMPPDLTAFAKKFDIQLLTHNDPKELLSEASFQEALQESIPDIEAQEWVPLWLLRYSVIVKSRGIIKSKGYILQAKRRGS, from the exons ATGGGCACCGACAGCCGCGCGGCCGGGGCGCTCCTGGCGCGGGCCAGCACCCTGCACCTGCAGACGGGGAACCTGCTCAACTGGGGCCGCCTGCGGAAAAAGTGTCCGTCCACGCACAGCGAGGAG CTTCGAGACTGTATCCAAAAGACCTTGAATGAGTGGAGTTCCCAAATTAGCCCCGATTTGATCAGG gaaTTTCCAGATGTCTTGGAATGCACTGTGTCCCACGCACTTGAGAAGATAAACCCTGATGAAAGAGATGAAATGAAAGTGTCTG CAAAACTGTTCATTGTAGGATCGAATTCTTCGTCATCAACTAGAAGTGCAGTTGACATGG CCTGCTCCGTCCTTGGAGTTGCACAGCTGGACTCTGTGATCATCGCCTCTCCTCCCATTGACGACGGAGTCAATCTTTCCTTGGAGCATCTGCAGCCCTACTGGGAGGAACTAGAAAACTTAGTTCAGAGCAAGAAAATTGTTGCTATAGGCACCTCTGATCTAGACAAGACACAGCTGGAGCAGCTGTACCAGTGGGCACAG GTAAAACCAAATAGTAATCAAGTTAATCTTGCCTCCTGCTGTGTGATGCCACCAGATTTGACTGCATTTGCTAAAAAATTTGACATACAGCTACTGACTCATAATGACCCAAAAG AACTGCTTTCTGAGGCAAGTTTCCAAGAAGCTCTTCAGGAAAGCATCCCTGACATTGAAGCCCAGGAGTGGGTGCCGCTGTGGCTGCTGAGATACTCTGTCATTGTGAAAAGCAGAGGAATCATCAAGTCAAAAGGCTACATCTTGCAAGCCAAAAGAAGGGGTTCTTAA
- the Dnttip2 gene encoding deoxynucleotidyltransferase terminal-interacting protein 2, giving the protein MVVTRSGLSRTTLQVASKSSQQKSSAPQGIGAHLESKKESESDDRSTTESHTAEKQSSVLSGKRKSRNAGPPAEIVEPATDAEASEAESHASGVSSVLEVQEPIVRVTRKRQIVIAPTPKSSIRKRQKITPQHESLDEGVVSDTESHASGVSMIVPSTERSSRRKKGKSERESSQESQAEAISDAESSCSEVTARRPARAMQKKLQAQAEKKDTKVIPGNKKQIMGTSVNSEDSDVRQTSQLPARPLSQVNRPDFSNNDFDDSIHRNSEKKLTTQNHQHLHIQEEKQVSVASLTEIRKENRRSLDEEDTKIIDVKKMDGKDSQLNLSEVQDAHLQQSVSQNHSSTPNSKAISQPSSPHRATIMKSEHNCAVVKIKRLNEEGADSLKTSDLTQFSDPGDSNEEPTSVGVGESNSQSDVGPECDTKLSKSELSVSQDIDSSVLLFLSSDESQQSENSENEKDTLCPVENSGQKESSSGDLEESACGSALFVIDRTPGLSADKNFYLEDKASSEVAIEEEEEEEEEEDSEEEKSSDSDEKKDESSDEEDLLNHTKSKLLKLTSSSIDPGLSIKQLGGLYINFNVDKLQPHKKTLTQIKEKKKTELLQKAVITPDFEKNYSVPPYSESKHQVQKQRRKERQKTAGNGWFGMKAPELTDELKNDLKALKMRASMDPKRFYKKNDRDGFPKYFQVGTIVDNPADFYHSRIPKKQRKKTIVEELLADSEFRRFNRRKYSEIMAEKAANAAGKKFRKKKKFRN; this is encoded by the exons ATGGTGGTCACCAGGTCCGGGCTGTCCCGGACTACACTGCAGGTCGCGTCAAAAAGCTCCCAGCAGAAG AGTTCTGCCCCTCAAGGAATTGGGGCACAtctagaaagcaagaaagaatcaGAATCCGATGACAGAAGTACTACTGAATCACATACTGCTGAGAAACAAAGTTCAGTCCTCTCCGGGAAGAGGAAAAGTAGAAATGCAGGCCCTCCGGCAGAGATAGTTGAACCGGCTACCGATGCAGAGGCCTCTGAGGCAGAGTCCCATGCTTCAggggtttcttctgtgttggaGGTGCAGGAGCCCATTGTAAGAGTAACTAGGAAGAGGCAGATTGTAATTGCACCCACCCCAAAGTCCAGTATTAGGAAAAGGCAGAAAATCACCCCTCAACACGAATCTCTCGATGAAGGAGTTGTTTCTGACACAGAGTCTCATGCTTCGGGGGTTTCCATGATTGTACCTTCCACAGaaagaagcagcagaagaaagAAGGGTAAATCTGAAAGAGAATCAAGCCAAGAATCACAGGCAGAAGCTATATCTGATGCTGAGTCCTCATGCTCAGAGGTTACAGCCaggagaccagccagggctatgcagaagAAATTACAGGCCCAGGCTGAGAAGAAAGATACTAAGGTTATACcaggaaataaaaagcaaatcatGGGTACATCTGTGAATTCAGAAGACTCAGATGTTAGACAGACCTCTCAGTTACCAGCAAGACCACTTTCTCAGGTAAATAGGCCGGATTTCTCTAATAATGACTTCGATGATTCCATCCacagaaattcagaaaaaaaactaacaacacAAAACCACCAACATTTGCATattcaagaagaaaaacaagtcagTGTTGCATCTCTTACAGAAATCAGGAAGGAGAATCGTAGGAGCCTGGATGAAGAGGACACCAAAATAATAGACGTAAAAAAAATGGATGGGAAAGATTCCCAGTTGAATCTTTCTGAAGTTCAAGACGCCCACCTTCAGCAGTCTGTTTCTCAGAATCATTCAAGCACCCCGAATAGTAAAGCCATATCACAGCCTTCAAGTCCACATCGTGCAACTATAATGAAATCAGAGCACAACTGTGCAGttgtgaaaataaaaagattgaATGAAGAGGGAGCAGACAGCCTAAAAACGAGCGACTTGACACAATTCAGTGATCCCGGGGATAGTAATGAAGAGCCCACAAGTGTAGGTGTCGGTGAAAGCAACAGCCAAAGTGATGTGGGTCCTGAATGTGATACCAAACTATCCAAGTCTGAACTCAGCGTGTCTCAGGATATAGATAGTTCTGTTTTACTGTTTCTTAGCAGTGATGAAAGCCAACAGTCTGAAAACAGCGAGAATGAAAAGGACACTCTGTGTCCTGTTGAGAACAGTGGCCAGAAGGAGTCGTCAAGTGGAGACTTGGAAGAGTCGGCATGTGGTAGTGCACTGTTTGTAATTGATAGAACTCCTGGATTGAGTGCTGATAAAAATTTTTACCTGGAAGACAAGGCCTCGAGCGAAGTTGCTattgaggaagaagaagaggaagaagaggaggaagatagtgaagaagaaaaatcatcagACAGTGATGAAAAGAAAGACGAGTCTAGTGATGAGGAAGACTTACTAAATCACACAAAGTCTAAGCT TCTGAAGTTGACAAGCAGCAGCATAGACCCTGGACTAAGTATCAAGCAGTTGGGCGGTTTGTATATTAATTTCAATGTAGACAAACTGCAGCCTCACAAGAAAACCCTAACACAGatcaaggagaaaaagaaaaccgaG CTTCTGCAGAAAGCTGTCATTACacctgattttgaaaaaaattattctgtcCCTCCATATAGTGAATCGAAGCATCAAGTTCAGAAACAGCGCAGG AAAGAGCGACAAAAAACAGCTGGTAATGGTTGGTTTGGCATGAAAGCTCCAGAACTGACAGACGAACTGAAAAATGACCTCAAAGCATTGAAGATGAGAGCAAGCATGGACCCAAAGAGGTTTTACAAGAAAAATGACAGAGATGGTTTCCCTAAGTACTTCCAG GTTGGAACCATTGTTGATAATCCAGCTGACTTCTACCATTCAAGAATTcccaagaaacaaaggaaaaagactattGTGGAAGAGCTGCTGGCTGATTCTGAGTTCAGGAG